From the genome of Bacteroidales bacterium, one region includes:
- a CDS encoding (deoxy)nucleoside triphosphate pyrophosphohydrolase, with translation MIEVVAGLIMQQNKVLIARRASHKSFPRKWEFPGGKVHEGETHPEALQRELYEEFGIRTRVGTECCSVDHDYGDFMIRLTAFWAEYTDGMLKLEDHDRIAWVPVENLLRYDMTEADHPIRDALVRLFLNLE, from the coding sequence ATGATTGAAGTAGTAGCCGGTCTGATCATGCAACAGAACAAGGTGTTGATTGCCCGAAGGGCATCGCACAAGTCTTTCCCTCGCAAATGGGAGTTTCCTGGCGGCAAGGTGCACGAAGGGGAAACACATCCCGAAGCTTTGCAGCGGGAGCTTTATGAGGAGTTTGGCATCCGCACCCGCGTGGGCACCGAATGCTGTTCGGTGGATCACGATTATGGTGATTTCATGATCCGCCTCACCGCCTTCTGGGCCGAATACACCGACGGCATGCTGAAGCTGGAAGATCACGACCGCATTGCCTGGGTACCCGTAGAAAACCTCCTGCGTTATGACATGACCGAAGCCGACCACCCCATCCGCGACGCCCTGGTGCGGCTGTTTCTGAATTTAGAATGA